The Armatimonadota bacterium nucleotide sequence CGCGCCCGCCGCAGGCCCACATGGCCACACAGTTCGTGGGCAGAGGATCGCGGTACCAGTGCAGCAGGCCGCGCGCAGGGACTCCGGCCAGGTGCACCAGCCGCCCCCGGCGCACCGTGCGCAGCCCGCAGTAGCCGGTCTCCCCCTCCCCGATGACGCAACCATGCAGGCACAGCCCGCAGCGCACCCCGCCCGCCGTCCGCGGCGGAGCCGGCGGCATACGGAAGGCGCGGCGCACCGCGGCGTGAGCAGCGGCGGCCACCTGCCGTGCTTGGTCAGGCCTTTGGCGGATGCAGGGGCCGCAGACGCCCAGGTGAGCGGCGATGAGAAGGGAGGAACGGCCGCACAATCTGCAGCGCTGCGGAAGCGGTGCGCGGATAGTGGCGACCATCCACCATCACGCTACTGTCTACGCGGCTGGCGGCTCGGAGCGACCGTCCAGAACATTCCAGACTCCTGCGGCTTCCTCCTGGGTCTCGCGGTCGTCCAGCACCCGCGCTCCTGCGACCGCGGGGATGAAACGCTGCCCCGTAGCCTTCTCCAGTATGGCCGCCGGGCGCGATGGACATCGTGGGCCATGACAACCCCGGAGACCTCGCTGGGACGCTGCTCGCTCCCGGTAGCGGCGTTCCAGACTCTCCCCCTTGAGGCCGGCGGCGTCGCGGACCAGGATCCGCACGGTCTGCTCTGTGTCCCGCTGGGCGGCAGCCAGCTCCTCTACCCGCTGCTCAGTCCGCCGCTAGACCTCCGCCAAGAGCTTGACTTCCTGAGCCAGCTCGCGAACCACCGATTCTAGCATGCACCGCGGCTGCGGCAGTCAGCCCCTGCCTGATGCAGTCGGGCAGGCCGATCCCCCGGTAGCCGGCGCCGGCCAGGAAGAGTCCGGGGAGCCCGGCCAGCGCTGCCTCCGCCGCCGCCAGGCGCTCCAGGTGGCCCACGGTGTACTGGGGCATCGAGGCCGGCCAGCGGACGATGCGCCAGAGGACGGGCCAGGCCGTAATCCCCATGGCCGAGTGCAGCTCCTCGCTCACCACCCGGAGGATCTCCTCGTCGCTCCGCTCCAGTACCGCAGCGTCGCTGGCGCTGCCCACATAGGCCCGCAGCAGGGCGAAGCCCGGCGGCGCCCGGTCTGGCCACTTGGCCGAGGCCCAGGTGCAGGCCGTGATCCGCCAGCCCTCGCCGCGCGCCACCACGAACCCATGCCCCCGCAGCGGAGGGAGGTCACCCTCTCGGAACGCCAGCGAGACGGTGGCCGTGGAGGCGTACGGGATCTGCCGCAGCATAGAGGCGGCCTCCGGCGACAGGGGCTCCAGCAGAGAGGCGGCAACGAACGCCGGAGTGGTCAGGATAACCAGATCGGCTCGTGCCCGCCCCCCGACGCTCAGCTCGAGGAGGTATCCCGCCCCTTCTCGGGCGATCGCCTCCACTCCGACTCCGGTGCGCACTTCCACCCCCTCCAGGGCGGCGCCCAGCCGTTCCACCAGCCGGCCCAGTCCTCCCCTCAGCGTGACGAACAGGGGGAGGTGGCCGTCGGCATCCGCCGCCGTGCGGCGCCGGGCCAGCATACCGGCGATCACCGAGCCGTGCCGCCGCTCCAGCTCCCGCAACAGGGGGAATGTCGCCTCCAGGCTGAGCTGCTCGGCGTCCCCGGCGTAGATGCCGGCCAGCAGCGGCGCGGCGATGCGGTCCAGGGCGGCCTGTCCCAGACGGCGGCGGACGAAGGCACCCAGGCTCTCGTCGCTGTCCACCCTCCGGGGCGGAAGGAGGAGCTCTGCGCCGATCCGCGCCTTCTCCGGCAACGTGAAAAGCCCGCTGCGCATGAAGGGGAGGACCCTGGTAGGGGCCACGAGCGCCAGCCCCTCGGGCAGCGGGTGGAGGCGTCCGCGGGACAGCACGTAGACGGTGCGGTCAGGCCCGGTGCCCACCAATTCCTCCCCCAGCCCCAGGGCCCGCGACAGAGCCACCGCCTCCGGCTTGCTGGTGAGGAAGGAATCCGGTCCCGCCTCCAGGAGGAAACCGTCCAGGCGTTCGGTGAGGATCTTACCGCCCAGCCGCGGAGCCTGTTCGTAGAGGGTCACCTCCGCGCCGCGCAGCTCCTTGGCCTGCACAAGCCCGTAGGCCGCCGCCAGCCCGGTGATGCCCCCGCCGACGACGGCGATCCTCACGGCACGCGCGCCCCCAGGTGGGGTGCGACCAGGTCGGCCAGCGCGGTGATGAAGTCCGGGGCGTCGTTGGGCATAGCGGTGCGCTCCAGCCGCAGCCCCAGCCGGGCCGCCAGGCCCTGCGCCTCCACGTCGATGTCGTAGAGCACCTCCAGGTGGTCGGCGACGAACCCGATGGGGCAGACCAGGACCTCCCGCTCCCCCTCCCTGCGCAGCCGCTCCAGCGTCGAGAGCAAGTCGGGGCCGAGCCAGGGCTCCGGCGTCCGGCCCGCACTCTGGTAGGCAACCGTCCACCGGGGCAGGGCAGCGAGGCGGGCCGCGCCCGCAGCGCTGCGGTTGACCTCCTCCGGATAGGGATCATCCCAGGTGCGGATGCGCTGGGGCAGGGAGTGCGCCGTGAACACCACATAGGGGGCTGCGGGGAAGCGCTGCGCCGCCGCGCGCAGGCGGGCGGCGACGGCGGCCAGGAAGCCTGGATGATCGCCCCAGCTCGTGATGTAGGTGAGGGTCAGCCCCGGGGGCCGCGCCTGCTCGGCCGCCTCCACGTACACCCCCACGCTCAGCCGGGAGTAGTGGGGGGCCAGGGCCATCCCCACCGCATGCCGGATCCTGGCGGCGGCCATCTCCCGGATCACGTCGCCGATGAAGGGGGGCGCGTGCCGCATCCCCGCACGCACGGAGACGGCGTACCCCCGCGCAGCCAGCGTCGCCTCCAGCGCCGCAGCCTGACGATGGGTTATTTCCACAAGCGGCGACCTTCCGCCGATGGCGCGGTAGCGCTCCACCAGCTCGGCCAGCAGTTCCGCGGAGGGCGGACGACCTCCCCGGATGTGAGTGTAGTAGGCCCCGACCTCGGCCAGGGTGGCCGGGGAGCCGTAGGCCATGAGCAGGACCGCCTCCCGGGCGGGCGTCGCTCTCCACCCGGTCTCGCCTCCCTCGGCCAGCCGACCTCCGTGCGCCACCTCCGCGCTCACCTGGCCACCTCCGCACCCGCGTGCACCAGGTCCACCAGGCGGCGCAGGTTGTCCACCGGCGTGTGCGGCAGCACCCCGTGCCCCAGGTTGAAGATGTGCCCGGGGCGGCCGGCGGCAGCGCGGAGAATGGCCGCAGCCTGCTCCCGGACCACCTCGAACGGGCCGGCGGCCACCGCGGGGTCGAGGTTGCCCTGGATCCCCCTGGGGCCTATGCGCGCCCAGGCCGCGTCCAGCGCCACGCGCCAGTCCACACCAATCACGTCTCCACCCGCCTCCGCCATCAGCTCCAGCAGGCCCGCCGTCCCCGTGCCGAAGTGGATGGCGGGGACCTGGGGCAGGGAGGCGAAGAGACGGCGCATGTGCGGCAGCACCGCGCCCCGGTAGTCGTGGGGGCTCAGGCAGCCCACCCATGAGTCGAAGACCTGCAGCGCCTGCGCCCCGGAGGCCACCTGCGCCCGGAGGAAGGCCACTGCGGCATCTGTGAGCCGTTCCATCAGCCGGTGCCAGACGTCGGGCGCGCTGTGGATCATCGCCTTGACCTTGAGGAACTGCCGCGAGGAGCCGCCTTCGATGAGGTAGGAGGCCAGCGTGAAGGGCGCGCCGGCAAAGCCGATCAGGGGGACGGGCGAGGCCCTGCGCACCAGGGCCACAGCCTCCAGCAGGGCCGGGGTGTGTTCATAGGGGTCGAAGGGCCGCAGCCGCTCCACGTCGGCGGCGCTTTTCAGCGGCTCGGCCACCACCGGTCCCACCCCTTCGCACAGCTCCAACGCCACCCCCATCCCGGCCAGGGGCAGGGTGATGTCGGCGAAGAGAATGGCCGCGTCCACACCCAGGCGGTGCACAGGCTGCAGTGTGACCTCGGCGCAAAGGTCGGGGTGCCAGATGATCTCCAGGATGCTGTAGCGCTCGCGGACCGCCCGGTACTCGGGGAGCGCCCGCCCGGCCTGGCGCATGAACCACACCGGAGTCCTGCTGGCGGGCTGGCAACGGCAGGCGCGCAGGAACGCGTCGTTCACGCCACCGCCTCCCGCGCTGCGGCCACCGCGGCGTCCACCTCCTCCTCACCGTGGGCCAGCGTGAGGAACCACGCCTCGAACTGGGAGGGCGGCAGGAGGATCCCCCGGGCCAGCATGGCGTGGAAGAAACGGGCGAAGCCCGAAGTGTCGCATTCCACGGCCTGCGCGTGGTCGGCCGGAGGGGTCTCCCGGAAGAAGACGGTGAGCATGGCGCCGACCTGGGCCACCGCGGCCCGCCCGGCCAGGGCCGTGCGCAGCCGGTCGGCCAGCGAGGCGGCGCGCTCCTCCAGCGTGCGATAGACGGCGGGGTCGGCCAGGCGGCGCAGCACCACCGCGCCCGCCGCCATGGCCACAGGGTTCCCCGACAGGGTGCCCGCCTGGTAGACGGGACCCAGCGGGGCCACGCGTTCCATGATCTCCCGCCGGCCCCCGTAGGCTCCCACGGGCAGCCCCCCGCCGATGATCTTGCCCAGGCAGGTCAGGTCGGGAGTGACGTCGTAGCGGGCCTGCGCTCCACCGAAGGCGACGCGGAAGCCGGTGATCACCTCGTCAAAGATCAGGAGGGCGCCGTGGGCGGTGGTGAGGTGGCGCAGCGCCGGCAGGAACTCCGGATGCGGAGGGATCACACCCATGTTGGCGGCCACCGGCTCGACGATCACCGCGGCAATCTCCTCTCCGAACTGACGGAAGAGCTCAGCGACAGCATCCACATGGTTATAGGGCGCCACCAGCGTGTCCCTTACCGCGGCGGCGGGCACGCCGGCGGAACCCGGCAGTCCCAGAGTGGTCACGCCCGAGCCGGCCTGCACCAGCAGCACGTCCGCGTGCCCGTGGTAGCACCCGGCGAACTTGACGATCTTCTCCCGTCCGGTGAAGGCCCGGGCCAGGCGCAGGGCGCTCATTGCGGCCTCGGTGCCGGAGCTGACGAAGCGCATCCGCTCCATGGCGGGGAAGGCCGACTGGATCAGGCCGCCCAGCTCGACCTCTTCCGGGGTGGGCGCCCCGAAGCTGGTCCCCCGGGTGGCAGCAGCCTGGACCGCTTCCACCACCTGGGGGGCGGCGTGGCCCAGGATGACCGCTCCCCAGGAGGCGATGAAGTCCAGGAGGCGCTGTCCCTCCGCGTCCCACACGTAGGCGCCGGAGCCGCGGGTGATGAAGCGGGGCGTCCCGCCCACCGCGCCGAAGGCCCGCACCGGACTGTTCACCCCGCCGGGGAAGAGGTGCTGGGCCCGGGCGAAGAGGTCCGCGTTGGTCGTCCCCGTCACGGCTGGTAGGGACAGAGGGGGTCGCTAGCCATCTCGTCGCCGGTCCAGGCGTAGGCCCGGGCGCGGGAGCCGCCGCAGATGGCCTTGAAGGAGCAGGCGCCGCACTTGCCTGTGAGGCGATCCACGTCGCGCAGGCGGACGAACAGGGGCGAGGCCCGGTAGAGGTCGACGATGCTGCCCTCACGCACATTCCCGGCGGCCAGCGGCAGGAACCCTGAGGGATAGACCTCCCCGGTATGCGAGACGAACATGATCCCGTTGCCATCACGTACCCCGAACCCCCGCCCCACGGGGGTGCGGGCGATGGCCGCATCGTCCATTCCCGCCGCCCGCATGCGCACCACCGCCACCCGCCGGTAGTGGGTGGCCTCGGTGGTCTTGATGGCAAAGGGGGCGTCCCGGGAGAGATCCAGCAGCCAGTGGAAGAGCCGCTCCGACTGGCCGGGCGTGATCTCGCGCAGCAGGCGGCCCCGACCCACGGAGATGAGGAAGAAGAGGCTCCAGCGCATGATGTCCAGGCCGCTAAGCAGGGCGTAGAGGTCCGGCAGGTCCTCCAGTGTCTCCGCCGTGACCAGCGTGTTGACCTGCAGGGGGATGCGGGCCTGGCGCACCCATCGGGCCGCCTGCAGCGTCACCGCGAAGCACCCCGGGACTCCGCGGAAGGCGTCGTGCCTCTCCGCCGTGGACCCGTCCAGAGAGAGCGACATGCTCTGGATTCCGGAAGCGGCCAGACGGCGAACTACCTCCCGCGTGAGCAGGACCGTCCCGCTGGGAGCCAGGGAGACACCGAAGCCCTGCTCCACCGCCGCGGCGATGAGGTCCCACAGGTCGGGACGCTTCAGGGGATCGCCCCCGGTGATCACCAGGTGGGGCGGTGGCTCGCCAAAACGCCGCGCCTCCCGCAGCATCGCCCGCCCCTCCTCCGTGGAGAGCTCCCCGGGGTGACGCGTTGCCACCGCCTCGGCGCGGCAGTGGCTGCAGGCCAGGTCGCAGGCACGGGTCACCTCCCAGTAGATCAGCAGCGGCGCCCGGGCGAAGACGTAGGGGACGGTACCAGTGGAGGGTCGAAGGTGCGCCTCCCGCTCCCCCTGCCGGGGCTCCGGGTGCCAGGACTCCAGATCTTGTGCCTCCACCCGCTGCGTTTCCAGTGGATTCATGGCCCCTCCTATCCCAGCAGGCGCAGCGCCTCCTCCAGCGGCCGGTGGATTCCGGTGAGGATGGGCACGTCGCGCACGGTGGCCCGCCGCGCCTCCGTCTCCCGCAGGGCCATGACCAGGTCCTGAAAGGCGGGCAGGTCGTCTGTCTCGTAGGTGACGATGAACTCCTGGTCGTCCAATCCGAAGGAGTAGGCCAGGCACTGCCGCACCTGCGGGTAGGTACGTCCCACCCGGATGTGCTCGGCCATGATCTTCTGCCTCTCGGCCCGCGGGGTGAGGTACCAGTCGGCCGACTTGACGAAGGGGTAGACGATCAGGTAGCGGGAGCGCTCCCCCGCCAGCATGGCCTGCTCCTGTTCGCTAACCCGCTGCACGTAGACCGACGGCCGCAGTAGCCCCAGCAGAGAGTGGGCCGGGGTACACCAGCGGCCCACTCCGGAACGCAGCAGCAGGCTGGCCGTCTCCTCCAGGTCCTCCGGGGTGGCCCCCAGGCGCCAGAGGAGGAACTGGGCGTCGGCGCGCAGTCCCACCATGGAGTAGGTGTGTGTGGTCACTCGCCTCGCCGCCTCATCTGCCGCCCGGACGAAGGCGGTTAGATCCGCTTCCCGCTCGGCCGCGGTCGTCCGCCGCCAGGCCGGGTCCAGGCGCAGGGTAAGGACGTGCACGAAGGATCCCTCTCTCATGCGATGAGCCGTGCCGCTTCCTTGGCAAAGTAGGTGATGATCACATCAGCGCCGGCGCGGGCGATGGCGGTGAGGATCTCCAGCGCTGCGGCCGGCCCGTCCAGCCAGCCCCGCTCGGCGGCAGCCTTAACCATGGCATACTCCCCGCTGACGTTGTAGGCGGCCAGCGGCACCGGGACTATTTCGCGGGCGGCGCGGATGACGTCCAGGTAGGCCAGGGCCGGCTTTACCATGACCAGGTCGGCACCCTCCTCTACATCCAGGGTGATCTCCCGCAGCGCCTCGCGGACGTTGGGCGGGTCCATCTGGTAGCCACGGCGGTCGCCGAACTGCGGGGCTGAACCGGCGGCCTCGCGGAAGGGGCCGTAGAAGACGGAGGCGTACTTGGCCGAGTACGCCATCACCGCCACCTGTTGTTGCCCGGCGGCGTCCAGCGCCCTGCGGATGGCACCCACCTGGCCGTCCATCATTGCGCTGGGGGCGACGACATCCGCCCCCGCCGCCGCCAGCGCCGTGGCCGTCTGTGCCAGCAGCTCCAGTGTGGCGTCGTTGTCCACCTGGCCGTCGCGGATAACGCCGCAGTGGCCGTGGGTGGTGTACTCGCACAGGCAGACGTCCGCGGCGACAACCAGCTCCGGGTCCGCGTCGCGCAGCGCCCGGATGGCCTGGGGGACGATGCCGTCGGGGTCGTAGGCTCCGCTCCCCAGGGCGTCCTTGCGTTCGGGGATCCCGAAGAGCAGCACCGCGCGGATGCCGAGCCGGCGCAGCTCGGCGGCCTCCCCGGCCAGCAGGTCCACCGAGAGGCGGAACTGCCCGGGCATGGGGCCGATGGGCTCGCGCACACCGCGCCCGGCTCGCACGAAGAGCGGGTAGATGAACCGCTCCGGGGTAAGGCGGGTCTCACGGGTCAGGGTCCGCAAGGTGGCGGTCCGCCGCAGCCGGCGCGGCCGCCGGACGAGCTCATGTGGGGCGGTGAGCTGCTGCACGTGCCTCCCTCCTCTGCAGTGCGGCGATCAAGCCTTCGGTGGTGTGCTCTTCGGCCACCAGGTGCGGGTGGAGCCCCAGCTCCCGCACGGCCCGCGCGGTCACAGGGCCGATGCAGGCCACGAGGACCCCGGCCAGTGCGGCGGCGGGGTCGTCCACCAGGCGGGCGAAGCCGCGCACGGTGGAGCCGCTGGTGAACAGGACGACGTCGATCCCCTCGGCCAGGAGGCCGCGCAGCGGCCGGCGCGATTCCTCTGGGCCCTCGACGGTGCGGTAGGCCACCACCTGATCCACATGCGCGCCCCGTTCCCGGAGCAGGCGGGGCAGCTCCGCTGAAGCGGCGTCCGCGCGCGGTAGCAGGATGCGTCGCCCGGCCACCTCGCCCAGGCCGCGGGCCACCGCCGCGGTGAGGTAGCGGTCCGGTACGAAGGCGGCGGTGACCCCTTGGGCCTGCAGCGCCGCTGCGGTCGCCGGCCCCACCGCCGCCCATCGGGGAGCGGCAGGGACCGGCAGGCCCAGGCTGTGTAGACGCTGGAAGACCGCACGTACCCCGCCGGCGCTGGTGACCACGACCCAGTCGTAGGTGTCCAACCGGCGCAGGGCCACATCCAGCGGGCCACCCGCCTCGACCTCCACAAGGGCCACCGTGGGAACCCAGCGCGGGTCCCACCCCAGAGCCTGCAGGCGTGCACAGAGCTCGCGGCCCTCGGGCCGGGTTACCAGCACCCGCCGCCCGCCTGTACCGCTCCCGTTGCCACGCCCGCTCACGTCCGCCCTCCCCCCGCCAGCACCGCGGCGCCGCGGGCAAGCAGGCGCGCCCCCAGCGCCGAGCCCAATTCCTCGGCCATCTCCACCGCGCCCTCCGCCCGGTCCCGCACCATGCTCCGGCCGTCGGGGGAGACCACAGCACCCTCCAGCACCAGGCGCCCTCCGTCGACGCGGGCCAGCGCGGCGATGGGCGCCCGGCACCCGCCTCCCACCGCCCGCAGGAAGGCCCGCTCCGCCACCAGCTCCTGCCGCGTGGGCAGGTGGTCCAGCGACGCTACCAGCGCGGAGGAGGAGCCATCCACCCGTACCTGCACCGCCACCGCACCCTGGCCGACAGCCGGCAGCATCACCTGGGGGGAGAGCGGCGCCGTGATCCGACGGGCGAGCCCCAGGCGCTGCAGCCCTGCGGCAGCCACCACGATGGCATCCAGGGAGCCTGCGTCCAGGCGGCGCAGCCGGGTGTCCACGTTGCCGCGCAGCCCGATGATCCGCAGGTCGGGACGCAGCGCCAGGAGGAAGGCGGCCCGTCTGGGGCTGTCGGTCCCCACCCGGGCTCCGGGAGGCAGGTCCGCCACCTCCCGGCCGCTGCGACTGATCAGCGCGTCGCGCGGGTCACTGCGAGGCAGGTAGGCCGCGACGGAGACCCCGTCTGTCTCGGCGGTAGGGAGGTCCTTGGCGCTGTGCACCGCCAGGTCGATGCGTCCACCAAGCAGCGCCTGCTCCAGCTCCTTGACGAAGATCCCGCTGCCCCTCCGTAAGGCGCCCGCACTCCGGTCGCGGTCCCCGGTCGTGCGCACAGTGACGACCTCGACCGAGATGCCCCTGGCGCGCAGCGCCTGGGCCACCAGCTCCGCCTGCGCCAGGGCCAGAGCGCTCCCCCGGGTGCCCAGGCGCAGCCGGTCAGCCATCCCGCCACTCCGGCTCGCCGCCGTCGGAGTCGTTGAGGGCGAACAGGTCCCGGGCCACGTCCAGGTAGATGGGCCCGTGTGTCGCCGCGCGGTCCCGCATCCGCACCAGCGGGTAGTGCAGGAACTTGTTCAGGAGGCGACGGCCAAAGGCCCGCAGGACCGGGTCGGGTGAGGAGGCCGCAGCCAGCTCCTCCTCCAGCAGGGCCTCGGCCCGACGGCGCAGCGCCCGGATCGTGGGCACGGCCTGGCGGCCAGCCAGCCAGGACAGGAACTGCGCCGTCTCCTCCTCCACAATGGCCTCCGCCCTTGCCAGCACCTCCGGGGAGACAGCCTGGGAGGCGCGGCTGCGCAGGTCGTCGAGGTCGAAAAGGCGGACACCGGGCAGGTGTCGCACCTCGGGAGCGACATCGCGCGGCACCGCCAGGTCGATCAGGACCAGGGGCCTTCCTCCCCGCGCAGAGGCCACCCTACCAACCAGCTCCCGGTCCAGAAGCGGAGCCTGAGATCCGGTGCAGGAGATAACCAGGTCGGCCTCCCGCAGGAGCCGCTCCAGGTCCCCTAACGGAGCCGCCTCCCCGCCGACGGCGCGCGCCAGCTCCACCGCAGCCGCCGGGGTGCGGTTGGTCACAACAATGGGCCCCGCGCCGGCATCCCGCAGCGCCTGCGCCGTCAGCTCTCCCACCTTTCCCGCCCCGACTACCAGGACCGCTCGATTGTCGGAAGCGGCAAGCACCTCGGCGGCCAGTACGGCCGCCGCCTTGGGGATGGAGGGGCGGTCGCGCCCCAGGGGGGTCTCGGTGCGCACACGACGCCCGGCGGCCAGCGCATGCTGCCCCAGGCGGTCCAGTACCGCTCCCAGCCTGCCCAGGCGCCGGGCCACCGCCAGCGCCTCCCGCACCTGCCCCAGGATCTGCGGCTCGCCCAGCACCATGGAATCCAGCCCTGCGGCCACAGCCAGCAGGTGGCGCACGGCGCCGCGGCCGCGCAGCACCACCAGCGGGGTCTCCTGGGGGGCGCCCGCCGCCTCCAGCAGGGCGCGGCGCAGTTCCTCTACCGACGCCGTGCCGTAGAGCTCGGTGCGGTTGCAGGTCACCAGCAGGAGGGCTTCGCCCCCCAGACCGGCCAGCAGGCGCTCGGCTGCATCCGCTCCCAGGGCGAACCGCTCCCGCAGGGCCAGGGGAGCGGTCTTGTGGCTGAGCCCGACGCTGGTGATCACGGTGTCCCCCGCCCAGGCGGGGCCTCGTAGGCCTGCACGATGGCCAGCAGCATCTCGTCCAGCAGCCGACCCAGGTCTCGTGCTGTCCTGACCTGCGCCTGGCCCGCCGGCAGCGCCTGCACCGTGCGGGCCAGCACCAGGTCGCGGAAGAAGCAGTAGCCTTCTACAGCCTGGGAGAGCGTAAGGCCGGCGGCACGCAGTTCGCGTCCGTACCCCTGCCCCAGCAACCGCAGACGGCGTCTCGCCTCCCGCCGCTCCACGGTGCCGCCCACCGAGTTTGCCAGCAGCTCCACCACCTGCCGCCCGTGTTCTCGCGCCTTGGCCCGGAAGGCGTTGTTCAGCGCGGCGAACCAGGGGGCCGCGCGCATACGGCGCGCCGGCAGGCCGGAGACCAGGTGGAGGGTGTGACGGCGCAGCGTAGCCGCCACATCGCCGCGGGCCGGGCGCGCCGGAGCCATGAGGGCGCGCAGGTCCTCCTCGAGGAAGCGGCGGTGTCCACCCGGGGTACGGAAGGTCTGCACCTTGCCCTGGTCCGCCCAGTGGCGCAACGTGGCTTCGTCCACGCCAAGCAAGGCGGCGGCCTGACTCAGAGACAACCAGCGTCGTACCCGGGCCACGGGGCAGTCCACGGGCTAAATTCTACAGTTTTCTGCAAGACCCTTTACAAATCTGCACAAAAGGGGGCAGCCTGTCCATCGGGGGAGTGCCCGATCTTATGCTCGGCCGGCGAGCGGAGGTCCTCCACTCCCGCCAGAGGAGGCCCATGAGCGGGTACGCACCTGCTAGATGTGCACTGCTTGACCGTTTGGTCAAATCCTGCTATTGTCACCAACATAGTAGCCGGGGAGCAGCGGGCGGCGCTGTGTTCTTTCTGCACGGGGGAAGCGGGTGGCTCCAGTCACCGAGGAGGCCCTCCGGGCACGTCTCGACCGGGGCGAACTGGTGGAGGGTCCCGAGTACGCAACCTCAGCGTACGTCGAGTCACTCCAGCGCACCCTGATCGTCTCGGCGGACACCGAGCTGATCAGCGCGCCGGCCTACCTGCGTGCCGCGCAGGACGCCCCCAGCATCAACTCCTACATTTCGGCCATCGGCATCATCCAGGACGAACTGGGCCACGCCCACATCGCCTACCGCATGCTGCGCGACCTGGGCGTCGATACCGACGCGCTCATATATGAGCGCGACCCGGCGCAGTTCAAGCATCCTTTCGCGTTCGACGTGCCGCTGGAGTCGTGGACGGAACTGGTGGTGGCCAACGCCTTCTATGACCGCGCCGGTTTCGTCCTGCTGGGCGATATTTACCGGCACACCACGTACGGGCCGTGGAAACGGGCGCTGGCCAAGGTGGACCGCGAGGAGAACTTCCACCTGCGTCACGGGGAGAAGTGGATGCATACGCTGGCGGCCGCCCCCGCCACCCGGGCCGAGCTGCAGCGGGCGGTGGACTGGATGTTCCTCCTGACCGTGGAGTGGTTCGGGCTGCCCGACGACCTCAAGCGCCACAAGGAGCAGATCGGCTATGGCCTCAAGGGCTGCACCAACGACGAGCTGCGCCAGCAGTGGCTCTCCACCGCCGTCCCCCTCTGCCAGGCGCTGGGCCTGGAGGTGCCGGCGCGCTACGACCCATCCGCCCGCCGCTGGGTCATCACCTGCCCGTTCCCGGCGCGATTCGACGCAGCGCAGAAACGCTGGCGCCTGGAAGAAGGCGCCACCACCTGGGATGAGGTCGTGGGGCGCTGGAGGCAGCGGGGACCTGCCAACGCCGAGCTGGTGGCTGAAATCCAGCGAGGCTATCGCCAGCTGCAGCAGCTCCAGGCCTGAGAGGGTGGGACCAGATGGCAGGACCGCCGGTCGACCCTCCGCCCGCAGCGCTGGCGCCGGGTGAGCGGTGCACGGCGGAGGAGGCTCTGGCCGCCCTGCGCGAGGTGCTCGACCCCGAGTACCCTGTGAGCATTGTGGACCTGGGCCTGATCCGCGGTGTGGCCGTCCAGGGTGACACCGTCCGGGTCCGGATTACCTTCACGTCCATGGGCTGTCCGTGTGTGGACCTGATCCAGGACGACATCACCGCGCGGTTGCGGCGTCTGCCGGGCGTGCGCCAGGTGGATCTGGAGGTGGTCTGGGAGCCGTGGAGCCGCGCCGACATCACCGCGGAGGGGTCGCGCCGCCTCCGCCGGCTCGGGGTGGTCTAGCGTCTGGTCTGACCTCCGGCGTCCCCGGCCATGTCCTGAGGGTGCGGATGAACGAAGAGTACTACGAGGTGTTCGCCGCCCGCGCGGAGGCCGGTGAGCCGCTGCGCAACGTGGGCGCGGTGCGGGCCACGGGCTCACGCGAGGCGGGTATCTTTGCGCACAAGCTGTACGACGAGTGGA carries:
- a CDS encoding chlorite dismutase family protein; translation: MHVLTLRLDPAWRRTTAAEREADLTAFVRAADEAARRVTTHTYSMVGLRADAQFLLWRLGATPEDLEETASLLLRSGVGRWCTPAHSLLGLLRPSVYVQRVSEQEQAMLAGERSRYLIVYPFVKSADWYLTPRAERQKIMAEHIRVGRTYPQVRQCLAYSFGLDDQEFIVTYETDDLPAFQDLVMALRETEARRATVRDVPILTGIHRPLEEALRLLG
- the hemG gene encoding protoporphyrinogen oxidase, whose amino-acid sequence is MRIAVVGGGITGLAAAYGLVQAKELRGAEVTLYEQAPRLGGKILTERLDGFLLEAGPDSFLTSKPEAVALSRALGLGEELVGTGPDRTVYVLSRGRLHPLPEGLALVAPTRVLPFMRSGLFTLPEKARIGAELLLPPRRVDSDESLGAFVRRRLGQAALDRIAAPLLAGIYAGDAEQLSLEATFPLLRELERRHGSVIAGMLARRRTAADADGHLPLFVTLRGGLGRLVERLGAALEGVEVRTGVGVEAIAREGAGYLLELSVGGRARADLVILTTPAFVAASLLEPLSPEAASMLRQIPYASTATVSLAFREGDLPPLRGHGFVVARGEGWRITACTWASAKWPDRAPPGFALLRAYVGSASDAAVLERSDEEILRVVSEELHSAMGITAWPVLWRIVRWPASMPQYTVGHLERLAAAEAALAGLPGLFLAGAGYRGIGLPDCIRQGLTAAAAVHARIGGSRAGSGSQALGGGLAAD
- the hemL gene encoding glutamate-1-semialdehyde 2,1-aminomutase, translated to MTGTTNADLFARAQHLFPGGVNSPVRAFGAVGGTPRFITRGSGAYVWDAEGQRLLDFIASWGAVILGHAAPQVVEAVQAAATRGTSFGAPTPEEVELGGLIQSAFPAMERMRFVSSGTEAAMSALRLARAFTGREKIVKFAGCYHGHADVLLVQAGSGVTTLGLPGSAGVPAAAVRDTLVAPYNHVDAVAELFRQFGEEIAAVIVEPVAANMGVIPPHPEFLPALRHLTTAHGALLIFDEVITGFRVAFGGAQARYDVTPDLTCLGKIIGGGLPVGAYGGRREIMERVAPLGPVYQAGTLSGNPVAMAAGAVVLRRLADPAVYRTLEERAASLADRLRTALAGRAAVAQVGAMLTVFFRETPPADHAQAVECDTSGFARFFHAMLARGILLPPSQFEAWFLTLAHGEEEVDAAVAAAREAVA
- the hemH gene encoding ferrochelatase, which codes for MSAEVAHGGRLAEGGETGWRATPAREAVLLMAYGSPATLAEVGAYYTHIRGGRPPSAELLAELVERYRAIGGRSPLVEITHRQAAALEATLAARGYAVSVRAGMRHAPPFIGDVIREMAAARIRHAVGMALAPHYSRLSVGVYVEAAEQARPPGLTLTYITSWGDHPGFLAAVAARLRAAAQRFPAAPYVVFTAHSLPQRIRTWDDPYPEEVNRSAAGAARLAALPRWTVAYQSAGRTPEPWLGPDLLSTLERLRREGEREVLVCPIGFVADHLEVLYDIDVEAQGLAARLGLRLERTAMPNDAPDFITALADLVAPHLGARVP
- the hemE gene encoding uroporphyrinogen decarboxylase, producing the protein MNDAFLRACRCQPASRTPVWFMRQAGRALPEYRAVRERYSILEIIWHPDLCAEVTLQPVHRLGVDAAILFADITLPLAGMGVALELCEGVGPVVAEPLKSAADVERLRPFDPYEHTPALLEAVALVRRASPVPLIGFAGAPFTLASYLIEGGSSRQFLKVKAMIHSAPDVWHRLMERLTDAAVAFLRAQVASGAQALQVFDSWVGCLSPHDYRGAVLPHMRRLFASLPQVPAIHFGTGTAGLLELMAEAGGDVIGVDWRVALDAAWARIGPRGIQGNLDPAVAAGPFEVVREQAAAILRAAAGRPGHIFNLGHGVLPHTPVDNLRRLVDLVHAGAEVAR
- a CDS encoding TIGR04053 family radical SAM/SPASM domain-containing protein, yielding MNPLETQRVEAQDLESWHPEPRQGEREAHLRPSTGTVPYVFARAPLLIYWEVTRACDLACSHCRAEAVATRHPGELSTEEGRAMLREARRFGEPPPHLVITGGDPLKRPDLWDLIAAAVEQGFGVSLAPSGTVLLTREVVRRLAASGIQSMSLSLDGSTAERHDAFRGVPGCFAVTLQAARWVRQARIPLQVNTLVTAETLEDLPDLYALLSGLDIMRWSLFFLISVGRGRLLREITPGQSERLFHWLLDLSRDAPFAIKTTEATHYRRVAVVRMRAAGMDDAAIARTPVGRGFGVRDGNGIMFVSHTGEVYPSGFLPLAAGNVREGSIVDLYRASPLFVRLRDVDRLTGKCGACSFKAICGGSRARAYAWTGDEMASDPLCPYQP